A genomic window from Halogeometricum sp. S3BR5-2 includes:
- a CDS encoding glycosyltransferase family 2 protein produces MSAPQDDLLVPEDSEQTPTLSVVMPTLNEEEGIAKCIKMILNAFEAMDITGEIVVSDSSTDRTPEIAKAMGARVVVPDKGGYGYAYQYAFERTRGEYIAIGDADCTYDFEELPKLFNLVRNGDADMAMGSRLEGEILPGSMPPLHQHIGNPLLTKFLNVFYGAGVSDAHSGMRVMSRDALETLDLKTTGMEFASEMIMEAGARNLTIAEVPITYHPREGEATLESFQDGWRHVKFMLQNAPGYLFSAPGLAMGGFGGVVMTLAFTNSSVGPMTFGSHSLLAGTLLLVLGVYLTYLGAFASVASNPIRDPDDPVTRFLSETVSLERGAFAGAGLFAFGGIYMAVQTFQWAAGGFSNLPLTPENVVAFALMVVGVQMVFGLFLVDAVKQSNHN; encoded by the coding sequence ATGTCGGCACCACAGGATGACCTCTTGGTCCCCGAAGACAGCGAACAGACGCCGACGCTGTCGGTCGTTATGCCGACGCTCAACGAGGAAGAGGGGATTGCAAAGTGCATCAAGATGATTCTCAACGCGTTCGAGGCGATGGATATCACGGGCGAAATCGTCGTCAGCGACAGTTCGACCGACCGGACGCCCGAAATCGCGAAAGCGATGGGCGCACGCGTGGTCGTCCCCGACAAGGGGGGGTACGGCTACGCGTACCAGTACGCCTTCGAGCGGACGCGCGGTGAGTACATCGCCATCGGTGACGCCGACTGTACGTACGACTTCGAGGAACTCCCGAAGTTGTTCAACCTCGTTCGCAACGGCGATGCGGACATGGCCATGGGCTCGCGCCTCGAAGGCGAGATTCTGCCCGGGTCGATGCCCCCGCTGCACCAACACATCGGGAATCCCCTCCTCACGAAGTTCCTCAACGTCTTCTACGGTGCCGGCGTCTCCGACGCGCACAGCGGGATGCGCGTGATGTCTCGGGACGCCTTAGAGACGCTCGACCTCAAGACCACCGGGATGGAGTTCGCCTCGGAGATGATCATGGAGGCCGGCGCGCGGAATCTCACCATCGCGGAGGTGCCCATCACGTACCACCCGCGCGAGGGTGAGGCGACGCTGGAGAGCTTCCAGGACGGCTGGCGGCACGTGAAGTTCATGCTCCAGAACGCGCCGGGCTACCTGTTCTCCGCGCCGGGACTCGCTATGGGCGGGTTCGGCGGCGTCGTGATGACGCTCGCGTTCACGAACTCCTCGGTCGGCCCGATGACGTTCGGGTCGCACTCGCTTCTCGCCGGTACCCTCCTGTTGGTGCTCGGCGTCTATCTCACCTACCTCGGCGCGTTCGCCTCCGTAGCGAGCAATCCGATTCGGGATCCGGACGACCCTGTGACGCGATTCCTCAGCGAGACGGTCAGTCTCGAACGCGGCGCGTTCGCCGGCGCTGGCCTCTTCGCGTTCGGCGGCATCTACATGGCTGTACAGACGTTCCAATGGGCTGCGGGCGGCTTCAGCAACCTGCCGTTGACCCCCGAGAACGTCGTCGCCTTCGCGCTGATGGTCGTCGGCGTGCAGATGGTGTTCGGGCTGTTCCTCGTCGACGCCGTCAAGCAGAGCAACCACAACTAA
- a CDS encoding DUF58 domain-containing protein: MRLTRRGYGVAAVAATLLVVGAAAERPLALVGAGTVCAWLLVALFRAGRRFAATDDSLALAITADRRRIQPNRETEFRLSVDSADANHPITLRVGWPVGVDGDARTVSVDPRRSVTEETVTCSIPVAGTYDLPRLSCTYRSADGLFAQDVSREESLELDVTAPSPDDIHVGAGGDPFVGTYGEHTSGQSGTGTNFIDIRRYVPGDSVSRIDWNATARFREPYVREFENETIQRTRLFVDNRACMWEGPQGRTKADYLREVLLGVLTQIEEANDPVGLTVVDDDGLRTDLDFGDSAFQYRDCRRTLTRLSKPTGGVASESRTTVGPETAQRAAGLLAPRDDAFARTLMPYFQAPESYVLRLDSEPLFETVRRKAVVEKLRGWSVLCTDDTHPQETREAVKQLVENGGRVTVFLAPSALFESESADDALRAYDRLVDFESFRKSIDVIPNVRAYEVAPSTQLQSVLDAGQRRR, translated from the coding sequence ATGAGATTGACGCGACGGGGCTACGGCGTCGCCGCGGTCGCCGCGACGCTCCTCGTCGTCGGCGCTGCCGCAGAGCGACCGCTCGCGCTCGTCGGCGCGGGGACGGTCTGCGCGTGGCTGCTGGTCGCGCTGTTCCGCGCGGGGCGACGGTTCGCCGCGACCGACGACTCGCTCGCACTCGCCATCACGGCCGACCGACGGCGCATCCAGCCCAACCGCGAGACCGAGTTTCGTCTCTCGGTCGACAGCGCGGACGCGAATCATCCGATCACGCTGCGGGTCGGGTGGCCCGTCGGCGTCGACGGCGACGCGCGGACCGTCTCGGTCGACCCCCGACGATCGGTGACCGAGGAGACGGTCACCTGCTCGATTCCCGTCGCCGGGACGTACGACCTCCCGCGGTTGTCCTGTACGTATCGCAGCGCGGACGGACTGTTCGCACAGGACGTCTCGCGCGAGGAGTCGCTCGAACTCGACGTCACCGCCCCCTCGCCCGACGACATCCACGTCGGCGCGGGCGGCGACCCCTTCGTCGGGACGTACGGCGAGCACACGAGCGGGCAGAGCGGGACGGGGACGAACTTCATCGACATCCGGCGCTACGTCCCCGGCGACTCCGTGAGCCGGATCGACTGGAACGCGACGGCGCGGTTCCGCGAGCCCTACGTCCGCGAGTTCGAGAACGAGACGATACAGCGGACCCGCCTGTTCGTCGACAACCGCGCCTGCATGTGGGAGGGCCCGCAGGGGCGGACGAAGGCCGACTACCTCCGGGAAGTCCTCCTCGGCGTGCTGACGCAGATCGAGGAGGCGAACGACCCCGTCGGACTCACCGTCGTCGACGACGACGGCCTGCGGACGGACCTCGACTTCGGCGACTCGGCATTCCAGTATCGCGACTGCCGGCGCACGCTCACGCGGCTCTCGAAACCGACCGGCGGCGTCGCCTCCGAGTCGCGGACCACCGTCGGCCCCGAGACGGCACAGCGGGCCGCGGGACTGCTCGCGCCCCGTGACGACGCGTTCGCCCGGACGTTGATGCCGTACTTCCAGGCGCCGGAGAGCTACGTGTTGCGTCTCGACTCCGAGCCGCTGTTCGAGACCGTGCGGCGGAAAGCGGTCGTCGAGAAACTCCGCGGGTGGTCGGTGCTCTGCACGGACGACACCCACCCCCAGGAGACGCGCGAAGCGGTGAAGCAGTTGGTCGAGAACGGCGGGCGCGTGACGGTGTTCCTCGCGCCGAGCGCGCTGTTCGAGTCCGAATCGGCCGACGACGCGCTCCGCGCGTACGACCGCCTGGTGGACTTCGAGTCGTTCCGCAAATCGATCGACGTCATCCCGAACGTCAGAGCGTACGAGGTGGCGCCGAGCACGCAACTCCAGTCGGTGCTCGACGCGGGACAGAGGCGACGCTGA
- a CDS encoding DUF1616 domain-containing protein, producing MTSTEDWRVLLPRPLRVLPADLVAILTLTLLTLIAVSLPVLRETPLRVVVGLPFLLFVPGYAIISALFPERAKTDANLMVKDDSGATDTVSGIDGIERVALSFGTSIAVVPLVGFALNFTPFGIRLAPIMVSLTAIVVFACVIAASRRWDLPEDERFRVPYQTWYANTKAELFSPETRTDAALNVVLIASLLLAVGAVGYAVAVPSQGEQFSELYLLTENESGGYVADDYPTNFTAGEPQSLIVGIGNQENEPVQYSVVTEIQRVEVSNNSTTVLEREQLQTFSPRLQHNETWQQQHQVAPTMTGENLRLIYYLYKGDAPATPSEESAYREVHLWVNVSSN from the coding sequence ATGACCTCCACGGAGGACTGGCGCGTACTCCTCCCCCGTCCGCTTCGGGTTCTGCCAGCCGATCTCGTCGCGATACTCACACTCACACTGCTGACGCTCATCGCGGTGTCTCTGCCCGTGCTCCGTGAGACGCCGCTGCGGGTCGTCGTCGGACTTCCCTTCCTCCTGTTCGTGCCCGGATACGCGATCATCTCCGCGCTCTTTCCGGAACGCGCGAAGACCGACGCCAACCTCATGGTCAAAGACGACTCGGGAGCGACCGACACCGTCTCGGGTATCGACGGTATCGAACGCGTCGCGCTGTCGTTCGGGACGAGCATCGCCGTCGTCCCGCTGGTCGGGTTCGCGCTCAACTTCACGCCCTTCGGCATTCGACTCGCACCGATCATGGTGTCGCTCACCGCCATCGTCGTCTTTGCCTGTGTGATCGCGGCGAGTCGGCGCTGGGACCTCCCCGAAGACGAACGCTTCCGCGTGCCGTATCAGACGTGGTACGCCAATACCAAAGCCGAGCTGTTCTCCCCGGAGACGCGAACCGACGCGGCGCTGAACGTCGTGTTGATCGCGAGTTTGCTGCTCGCTGTGGGAGCGGTCGGATACGCCGTCGCCGTCCCCTCCCAAGGCGAGCAGTTCAGCGAACTCTATCTGTTGACCGAAAACGAGTCCGGCGGGTACGTCGCCGACGACTACCCGACGAACTTCACCGCCGGTGAACCGCAGTCACTGATCGTGGGAATCGGCAACCAGGAGAACGAGCCGGTCCAGTACTCGGTGGTCACGGAGATTCAACGCGTCGAGGTGTCGAACAATAGCACGACTGTCCTCGAACGAGAGCAGTTACAGACGTTCTCGCCCCGACTCCAGCACAACGAGACGTGGCAACAACAACATCAGGTCGCGCCCACGATGACCGGCGAGAACCTGCGGTTGATCTACTATCTGTACAAGGGCGATGCCCCCGCGACACCGAGCGAAGAGAGTGCGTACCGCGAGGTGCATCTGTGGGTGAATGTGAGCTCAAACTAG
- a CDS encoding DUF6498-containing protein — translation MLAVACVNLFPLVGVAVWEWNLTSLLVLYWVEAFVTVLIAVAKALLAERGSPDITNDIEPLHELRAKRGGWEPRPNWPSIYPRNIPLALTILGFWAVFLVPMTLLFWSSSLGSVLSVGLLAGILGLVVAQVGEFVTEYLRDERYTEVSAREILRTPTLLTFSLVGVGLLTVGSSGSDANLLLFVVAVLGKTLVSVYSFYAERVEQPLFGLGDRLLDEAEVRETPPEIDLPDAPVDARVRVARTPVILTSLPYIVFGFASQLGVIVLCLFVLALTSGRLSWIAITTLVILAIAGVRILSYYLRYGTIEYQRRGEMLVAYDTLLEAPQWKTDIERSSFSVKNAIADRLLETGTLTISGVENVEGSDVQFGPVVDLDQTVETLGLPVRETERPEQDLGVVAAVGLLFLFFLVLPVGLILDPDVSPEFAMALGAVFAPFILFHAAVLLWVALARV, via the coding sequence ATGCTCGCGGTCGCCTGCGTGAATCTGTTCCCCCTCGTCGGCGTCGCCGTGTGGGAGTGGAACCTCACGTCGCTGCTCGTACTCTACTGGGTCGAAGCCTTCGTGACCGTCCTCATCGCCGTGGCCAAAGCCCTCCTCGCAGAGCGTGGCTCCCCGGACATCACGAACGACATCGAACCGCTTCACGAACTCCGCGCGAAACGGGGTGGCTGGGAGCCCCGCCCGAACTGGCCGTCGATCTACCCGCGTAACATCCCGCTCGCGCTCACGATACTCGGCTTCTGGGCCGTCTTCCTCGTTCCGATGACGCTGCTCTTCTGGTCGTCGTCGCTGGGTTCGGTGCTCTCTGTCGGCCTGCTCGCGGGCATCCTCGGGCTGGTGGTCGCACAGGTCGGCGAGTTCGTCACCGAGTATCTTCGGGACGAGCGCTACACGGAGGTCTCGGCACGGGAGATACTCCGGACGCCGACGCTCCTCACGTTTTCGCTCGTGGGGGTCGGTCTCCTCACGGTCGGGAGCAGCGGTTCGGACGCGAACCTGCTTCTCTTCGTCGTCGCCGTTCTCGGGAAGACGCTCGTATCGGTGTATAGCTTCTACGCGGAACGCGTCGAACAGCCGTTGTTCGGACTCGGTGACCGCCTGCTCGACGAAGCGGAGGTTCGCGAAACCCCGCCCGAAATCGATCTTCCCGACGCCCCCGTCGACGCCCGCGTTCGCGTCGCTCGGACGCCGGTTATCCTCACGAGTCTGCCCTACATCGTCTTCGGCTTCGCGAGTCAACTCGGCGTCATCGTCCTCTGTCTGTTCGTCCTCGCGCTCACTTCCGGGCGGCTCTCGTGGATTGCGATTACGACGCTGGTTATCCTCGCTATCGCCGGAGTGCGTATCCTCAGCTACTACCTCCGCTACGGGACGATCGAGTATCAGCGTCGCGGCGAGATGCTCGTCGCCTACGACACGTTGCTCGAGGCTCCGCAGTGGAAGACCGATATCGAGCGCTCGTCGTTTTCGGTGAAGAACGCGATTGCCGATCGGTTGCTCGAGACGGGGACGCTCACGATTTCCGGCGTCGAGAACGTAGAGGGTTCGGACGTCCAGTTCGGCCCGGTCGTCGATCTCGACCAGACCGTCGAGACGCTCGGACTGCCCGTGCGGGAGACCGAACGCCCCGAACAGGACCTCGGCGTCGTCGCCGCCGTCGGGCTCTTGTTCCTGTTCTTTTTGGTACTCCCGGTCGGGCTCATCTTGGACCCGGACGTCAGTCCCGAGTTCGCGATGGCTCTCGGTGCGGTGTTCGCGCCGTTCATCCTCTTTCACGCCGCGGTGCTGCTGTGGGTTGCGCTCGCGCGCGTTTGA
- a CDS encoding endo-1,4-beta-xylanase, translated as MLSDKTLRELADEKGVTIGAGIPARSFRQYPDDPTLAQTLKREFNAVTTGNALKMGPLRPEPKVYDFDDADAIVNFGVKNDMTVRGHTLLWHKQTPEWFLAWDYTDDQLEAFVRDHIHTVAGRYHDKVDVWDVVNEAVADDGSMRETMWYEAMGEEYLDKAFEWANDVAPNAALYYNDYEIASDNDKANAVYDLLQRLLDRGVPIDGVGIQMHSLPSYQHSREDPETVGENIRRFKELGLDVQITEMDVAYGPNEEFDDRLEHQAQYYKDVLKACLDNGCSTLITWGVHDAGTWLQNRYDVTTDPLLFDENFNPKPAYYAIRDLLENWS; from the coding sequence ATGTTAAGTGACAAGACACTCCGCGAACTGGCCGACGAGAAAGGCGTGACGATAGGCGCGGGCATTCCCGCTCGGTCGTTCAGACAGTATCCCGACGATCCGACGCTCGCACAGACGCTCAAGCGGGAGTTCAACGCGGTTACAACAGGAAACGCGCTGAAAATGGGTCCGTTGCGCCCCGAACCGAAGGTCTACGATTTCGATGACGCCGACGCGATCGTGAACTTCGGTGTCAAGAACGACATGACCGTCCGGGGACACACCTTGCTCTGGCACAAGCAGACCCCCGAGTGGTTCCTCGCTTGGGACTACACCGACGACCAGTTAGAAGCGTTTGTCCGGGACCATATTCACACGGTGGCCGGCCGCTATCACGACAAGGTAGATGTCTGGGACGTCGTGAACGAAGCGGTGGCCGATGACGGGTCGATGCGCGAGACGATGTGGTACGAGGCGATGGGCGAAGAATACCTCGACAAGGCCTTCGAGTGGGCGAACGACGTCGCGCCGAACGCCGCCCTCTATTACAACGATTACGAGATCGCATCAGACAACGACAAGGCCAACGCTGTATACGACCTTCTGCAGCGCCTGCTCGACCGTGGTGTGCCGATCGACGGCGTCGGGATCCAGATGCACTCCCTTCCGTCGTATCAGCACAGCCGGGAGGATCCCGAAACGGTCGGTGAGAACATCCGTCGCTTCAAAGAGCTCGGCTTGGACGTCCAGATCACCGAGATGGATGTCGCGTACGGCCCAAACGAGGAGTTCGATGATCGCCTCGAACACCAAGCACAGTACTACAAAGACGTTCTCAAGGCGTGCCTCGACAACGGCTGTAGCACGCTTATCACGTGGGGCGTCCACGACGCGGGAACCTGGCTCCAGAACCGCTACGACGTTACGACCGACCCACTACTCTTCGACGAGAACTTCAATCCCAAGCCCGCGTACTACGCGATCCGAGACCTCCTAGAGAATTGGAGTTGA
- a CDS encoding NUDIX domain-containing protein, producing MANSPLVSVDLIVKQDDGVLLGLRESEPAKGEWFVPGGCVLKNERLTEAVHRVADMELGCEVEICNRLGTFEHFYDTSEVEGVDSKHYVANGFVVEPFQPVDLADDQHSELRVFEPPFEGLHPYVQQYLDRMVWE from the coding sequence GTGGCCAACTCTCCGCTGGTCTCCGTTGACCTAATCGTTAAACAAGACGACGGTGTCCTCCTCGGACTACGAGAGAGCGAACCGGCGAAAGGCGAGTGGTTCGTCCCGGGCGGCTGTGTACTGAAAAACGAGCGTCTCACAGAGGCGGTTCACCGCGTCGCCGACATGGAACTGGGCTGTGAGGTCGAGATCTGCAATCGCCTCGGGACGTTCGAGCACTTCTACGACACCTCCGAGGTCGAGGGCGTCGACAGCAAACACTACGTCGCGAACGGCTTCGTCGTCGAACCCTTTCAACCAGTAGACCTCGCCGACGACCAACACAGCGAACTTCGCGTGTTCGAACCGCCGTTCGAGGGTCTCCATCCGTACGTCCAGCAGTACCTCGACCGGATGGTCTGGGAGTAG
- a CDS encoding DUF6498-containing protein, whose product MPAPRYDATRTPLGFLPVLAANVLPLAGVVWFGWEPETLVAVYALELLVMLPFAGVKALFAGQPPASDRENGVFSVSESDLAGKRGSVIVHDRLPPVYPRNVPFTVAVVSGGVWVGFFVLAPVSEVVAVLDILGRPGVLLSVVGLVAGQVVETAHTYFLSGRYAEVSPYAVVEIPARQGLFLSMLLFVVTLGGPTSVLVAFVVVKVLVEWSGVRAERGGTGRLTGWLSGPDSDTTTDSLDVPAGRPSATVGVDRRSVAAAAVWRVVSETGPFYVVLAGFVWLGVPAFLGGGAPSLSLWIASGLAGLLLLGLMLAGDIVEVVLVDRWTTYYRIEDLLVVHDRLTDEPQWTTPLDELRDATVVETRPSDRYFGTRTITVTTGWDTDETERTLGPVSDPNAFVQTFDIPLQSTGLSPLDRRFVGAAVGSAALIAVGSVVVAATPVGPSVPWVLLPMSLPFLVIVPMGFWKLAHP is encoded by the coding sequence ATGCCCGCCCCTCGATACGACGCTACACGGACCCCGCTCGGCTTCCTGCCCGTCCTCGCTGCCAACGTCCTCCCGCTCGCGGGCGTGGTGTGGTTCGGCTGGGAACCCGAGACGCTCGTCGCCGTCTACGCGCTCGAGCTACTGGTGATGTTGCCGTTCGCGGGGGTGAAGGCGCTGTTCGCCGGCCAGCCACCCGCATCCGACCGCGAAAACGGCGTCTTCAGCGTCTCCGAGAGCGACCTCGCCGGTAAGCGGGGCAGTGTCATCGTGCACGACCGTCTGCCGCCGGTCTACCCCCGAAACGTTCCGTTCACCGTCGCCGTCGTCAGCGGTGGCGTGTGGGTCGGCTTCTTCGTCCTCGCGCCGGTCTCTGAGGTCGTCGCAGTCCTCGATATCCTCGGTCGTCCGGGAGTGTTGCTCAGCGTCGTCGGGCTAGTCGCCGGTCAGGTCGTCGAGACCGCGCACACTTACTTTTTGAGCGGTCGGTACGCCGAGGTCTCTCCGTACGCCGTCGTCGAAATCCCCGCCCGCCAAGGGCTGTTTCTCTCGATGCTGTTGTTCGTCGTCACGCTCGGCGGACCCACGTCCGTGCTCGTCGCCTTCGTGGTCGTGAAGGTGCTCGTCGAGTGGTCCGGCGTCCGTGCCGAACGCGGCGGCACCGGACGGCTCACCGGGTGGCTCTCCGGCCCCGACAGCGACACGACGACCGACTCGCTCGACGTCCCTGCGGGCCGACCGTCGGCGACGGTCGGCGTCGACCGGCGCTCGGTCGCGGCGGCCGCAGTCTGGCGCGTCGTCTCCGAGACGGGACCGTTCTACGTCGTGTTGGCCGGGTTCGTCTGGCTCGGTGTCCCCGCGTTTCTCGGCGGGGGAGCGCCCTCACTGTCGCTGTGGATCGCGAGCGGTCTCGCCGGCCTCCTCCTGTTGGGTCTCATGCTCGCCGGCGACATCGTCGAGGTCGTGCTGGTGGACCGGTGGACGACGTACTACCGAATTGAGGACCTGCTCGTCGTTCACGACCGTCTGACCGACGAACCGCAGTGGACGACGCCGCTCGACGAACTCCGCGACGCCACCGTCGTCGAAACGCGACCCTCGGACCGGTACTTCGGGACGCGGACGATCACCGTCACGACGGGGTGGGACACGGACGAAACAGAGCGGACGCTCGGCCCGGTCAGCGACCCGAACGCGTTCGTCCAGACGTTCGATATCCCCCTCCAGTCGACCGGCCTCTCGCCGCTCGACCGGCGATTCGTCGGTGCCGCGGTCGGGTCGGCCGCCCTCATCGCGGTCGGCAGCGTCGTCGTGGCTGCCACGCCGGTCGGTCCGTCCGTCCCGTGGGTGCTCCTACCGATGTCGCTGCCCTTCCTCGTCATCGTCCCGATGGGGTTCTGGAAGCTCGCGCACCCGTGA
- a CDS encoding DUF7342 family protein, with protein MDEPRTELKADVSERTDAPDFDLLTPPEELVRGDRTRDDFFDAVLGLDTPTTVRDVADRAGHGVDAAREYLEWFERMGIVTRVTESPVAYERNQEYLQWRRVQQLRTQYTADELLAFLSTETERDADYTELFGVDAPSEVSITAHASETDRTIAGVWEDISMWKTARRRISLLERALKPDSSDSAAEQPTV; from the coding sequence ATGGACGAACCGCGCACAGAGCTGAAGGCGGATGTGAGCGAACGGACGGACGCTCCGGACTTCGACCTCCTGACGCCTCCCGAGGAACTCGTTCGCGGTGACCGAACGCGCGATGACTTCTTCGATGCGGTTCTCGGCCTCGACACCCCGACGACGGTTCGTGATGTCGCTGATCGTGCCGGACACGGCGTCGACGCCGCGCGGGAGTATCTGGAGTGGTTCGAGCGCATGGGAATCGTCACCCGTGTCACCGAGTCGCCGGTAGCGTACGAGCGAAATCAGGAGTACTTACAGTGGCGTCGCGTGCAACAACTCCGAACGCAGTACACAGCGGACGAGCTCCTCGCGTTTCTCAGTACCGAAACCGAGCGTGATGCAGACTACACTGAACTGTTCGGCGTCGACGCCCCGAGTGAGGTCTCAATCACAGCACACGCATCAGAGACGGATCGCACAATCGCGGGCGTCTGGGAAGACATCTCGATGTGGAAAACCGCCCGTCGTCGGATTTCGCTTCTCGAACGGGCGCTGAAACCCGACTCCAGCGATTCCGCAGCGGAACAGCCGACTGTATGA
- a CDS encoding type II toxin-antitoxin system VapC family toxin, producing MSVFVDTGVFFAHHDTDADRHDQAVSAFEELLDGEYGQPYTNDYVFDETVTLTRARTGSFEAADTVASRILGEDSFPGVFEMLHVEPDDIRTSLETFRRYDDHDLSFTDATIVALCDSRGIDAVLSFDTDFDGLVERIEPEY from the coding sequence ATGAGTGTCTTCGTCGATACAGGCGTGTTCTTTGCGCACCACGATACGGATGCTGACCGGCACGATCAAGCCGTCAGTGCATTCGAAGAGTTGCTCGATGGGGAATACGGGCAGCCGTACACGAACGACTACGTTTTCGACGAGACCGTGACCCTCACACGCGCTCGAACAGGGTCGTTCGAGGCTGCGGACACCGTCGCCAGTCGCATTCTCGGAGAAGACTCCTTCCCTGGTGTCTTCGAGATGCTTCACGTCGAACCGGACGACATTCGGACGTCACTAGAAACGTTTCGTCGGTACGACGACCACGACCTCAGCTTCACTGACGCGACAATAGTCGCTCTATGTGACTCGCGTGGTATCGATGCTGTGCTGAGCTTCGACACAGATTTTGACGGACTCGTTGAGCGTATCGAACCAGAGTACTAA
- a CDS encoding MBL fold metallo-hydrolase translates to MSTDAALDVRLLRNATLLLTVDETTFLVDPMLSSPGENPPVPNSPNDRRNPLVPLPDVELSYDAVLVTHRHQDHFDEAAEEELDADVPLFCQPEEEAAFVEEGFTDVRPVDETVSFRGITVHRTPGRHGHGELAEEMAPVSGFVFEGTETLYLAGDTVWYDAVDRTLQKFAPDAVVLNGGEAQFTEGRPITMGVEDVTAVREATDADTAVAVVHMEAINHCLLSREELRSNTEDVRVPEDGERLVF, encoded by the coding sequence ATGTCGACCGACGCCGCTCTCGACGTCCGGCTGCTGCGCAACGCGACTCTCCTGCTCACGGTGGACGAGACGACGTTCCTCGTCGACCCGATGCTCTCGTCTCCGGGGGAGAATCCACCCGTACCGAACTCGCCGAACGACCGCAGAAACCCGCTCGTTCCGCTGCCGGACGTCGAACTCTCCTACGACGCCGTCCTCGTCACCCACCGCCACCAAGACCACTTCGACGAGGCGGCCGAGGAGGAACTCGACGCGGACGTTCCGCTGTTCTGCCAACCCGAAGAGGAAGCCGCCTTCGTCGAAGAGGGATTCACTGACGTGCGTCCCGTCGACGAGACGGTGTCGTTTCGAGGGATAACCGTCCACCGCACGCCCGGTCGCCACGGCCACGGGGAGTTAGCCGAGGAGATGGCCCCCGTCTCCGGGTTCGTCTTCGAGGGAACGGAGACGCTGTATCTCGCCGGCGATACGGTCTGGTACGACGCGGTCGACCGAACGCTCCAGAAGTTCGCCCCGGACGCCGTCGTGCTCAACGGCGGCGAAGCGCAGTTCACCGAGGGCCGACCGATCACGATGGGCGTCGAAGACGTCACGGCCGTCCGCGAGGCGACCGACGCCGACACCGCCGTCGCCGTCGTACATATGGAAGCGATCAACCACTGTCTCCTCTCGCGTGAGGAACTGCGGTCGAACACGGAGGACGTTCGCGTTCCCGAAGACGGCGAACGACTCGTCTTCTGA